In Cydia splendana chromosome 26, ilCydSple1.2, whole genome shotgun sequence, the following are encoded in one genomic region:
- the LOC134803576 gene encoding zinc finger protein OZF-like — LITHQQHHIAPQTNKKTYYCDICSQQFTSKFTLIRHIRTHKLLAPYPCGVCKESCANILILDKHLRFHSAERPHVCDVCNKRFATRTTLNQHRKIHTLGKLYKCKECNKQFTRKDNLETHKRLHSDVKPYKCKECNKQFTLKAHLKIHERVHTGEKPYKCKECNKQFTQKCHLQTHERVHSGVKPYKCKECNKEFTAKHSLVFHERIHSGIKPYKCKECNKRYTLRASLVYHEKTHSGVKPYKCKECNKQFTLKAHLKIHERVHTGEKPYKCKECNKQFTQKCHLQTHERVHSGVKPYKCKACDKEFTQKHHLAIHERIHSGIKPFKCKKCDKEYTQKYYLVIHERVHSGVKPYKCKECNIQFILKNSLVIHERIHSGIKPFKCIECNKQFSRKDHLKIHKRVHSGVKCNERNQQLSQEDSLETHKISHIGEKPYRCEECNNQFTLRSELERHKKIHTDEQSYECEICETLFFDEISLMKHIGTHISRIP; from the coding sequence TTAATCACACATCAACAACACCATATAGCACCACAAACGAATAAGAAGACCTACTATTGCGACATATGTAGTCAGCAATTTACGTCTAAATTTACTTTAATCCGACATATCAGAACACATAAACTGCTGGCACCTTATCCATGCGGAGTTTGTAAAGAATCATGtgcaaatatattaatattggaTAAGCATTTAAGATTTCACTCTGCAGAGAGACCGCACGTGTGTGACGTATGCAACAAGCGATTCGCAACAAGAACCACTTTAAATCAACATAGAAAAATTCACACTCTAGGGAAACTATATAAATGTAAAGAATGTAACAAGCAATTTACAAGAAAAGATAATTTAGAGACCCACAAAAGACTCCATAGTGACGTgaaaccatacaaatgtaaagaATGTAACAAGCAATTTACACTAAAAGCTCATTTAAAGATCCACGAAAGAGTCCATACTGGAGAGAAACCATACAAATGCAAGGAATGTAACAAGCAATTTACACAAAAATGCCATTTACAGACCCACGAAAGAGTCCATAGTGGCGTgaaaccatacaaatgtaaagaATGTAACAAGGAATTCACGGCTAAACATTCTTTAGTTTTCCATGAAAGAATCCATAGTGGAATAaaaccatacaaatgtaaagaATGTAACAAGCGATACACATTAAGAGCTTCTTTAGTTTACCATGAAAAAACCCATAGTGGCGTgaaaccatacaaatgtaaagaATGTAACAAGCAATTTACACTAAAAGCTCATTTAAAGATCCACGAAAGAGTCCATACTGGAGAGAAACCATACAAATGCAAAGAATGTAACAAGCAATTTACACAAAAATGCCATTTACAGACCCACGAAAGAGTCCATAGTGGCGTgaaaccatacaaatgtaaagCATGTGACAAGGAATTCACTCAAAAACATCATTTAGCTATCCATGAAAGAATCCATAGTGGAATAAAACCATTCAAATGTAAAAAATGTGACAAGGAATACacacaaaaatattatttagttatcCACGAAAGAGTCCATAGTGGCGTgaaaccatacaaatgtaaagaATGTAACATACAATTTATACTAAAAAATTCTTTAGTTATCCATGAAAGAATCCATAGTGGAATAAAACCATTCAAATGTATAGAATGCAACAAGCAATTTTCAAGAAAAGATCATTTAAAGATTCACAAAAGAGTCCATAGTGGCGTCAAATGTAATGAACGTAACCAGCAATTAAGTCAAGAAGATAGCTTAGAGACACATAAAATAAGTCACATCGGAGAGAAGCCGTATAGATGTGAAGAATGTAACAACCAGTTTACATTAAGATCTGAATTAGagagacataaaaaaatacacaccGATGAACAATCATACGAATGCGAAATATGTGAAACACTTTTTTTCGATGAAATAAGTTTAATGAAACATATTGGAACACATATATCCAGGATACCATAA